From a single Couchioplanes caeruleus genomic region:
- the mdh gene encoding malate dehydrogenase, protein MGKKVTVVGAGFYGSTTAQRLAEYDIFETVVLTDIVEGKPEGLALDLNQSRPIEGFETKIVGATTGPNGEGYEAIEGSDVVVITAGLPRKPGMSRMDLLGVNAKIVRQVAENVAKYAPNAVVIVVSNPLDEMTALAQIATQFPKNRVLGQAGMLDSARFTNFVAEELKVPVGGVKTLTLGSHGDTMVPVPSKSTVNGKPLTDLLPADKVEELVTRTRNGGAEVVALLKTGSAYYAPSAAAARMARAVAEDSGAVMPVCAWVDGEYGISGVYLGVEAEIGATGVRRVVETELTDSELAGLKEAAEAVRAKQADVADL, encoded by the coding sequence ATGGGCAAGAAGGTCACCGTCGTAGGCGCCGGTTTCTACGGGTCCACGACCGCACAGCGTCTGGCCGAGTACGACATCTTCGAGACCGTGGTGCTCACCGACATCGTCGAGGGCAAGCCGGAGGGCCTCGCGCTCGACCTCAACCAGTCGCGCCCGATCGAGGGCTTCGAGACCAAGATCGTCGGCGCCACGACCGGCCCGAACGGCGAGGGTTACGAGGCCATCGAGGGCTCCGACGTCGTCGTGATCACGGCCGGCCTGCCGCGCAAGCCCGGCATGAGCCGCATGGACCTGCTCGGCGTCAACGCCAAGATCGTCCGCCAGGTCGCCGAGAACGTCGCCAAGTACGCCCCCAACGCCGTCGTCATCGTCGTCTCGAACCCGCTCGACGAGATGACCGCGCTGGCCCAGATCGCCACGCAGTTCCCGAAGAACCGGGTGCTCGGCCAGGCCGGCATGCTCGACTCGGCCCGCTTCACGAACTTCGTCGCCGAGGAGCTCAAGGTCCCGGTCGGCGGCGTGAAGACGCTGACGCTGGGCTCGCACGGCGACACGATGGTGCCGGTGCCGTCGAAGTCCACGGTCAACGGCAAGCCGCTCACCGACCTGCTGCCGGCCGACAAGGTCGAGGAGCTGGTTACCCGTACCCGTAACGGTGGTGCCGAGGTCGTCGCGCTGCTGAAGACCGGCTCGGCGTACTACGCCCCGTCGGCTGCCGCGGCTCGCATGGCGCGGGCCGTCGCCGAGGACTCCGGCGCGGTCATGCCGGTGTGCGCCTGGGTCGACGGCGAGTACGGCATCTCGGGCGTCTACCTGGGCGTCGAGGCCGAGATCGGCGCGACCGGCGTGCGCCGCGTCGTGGAGACCGAGCTCACCGACTCCGAGCTGGCGGGCCTCAAGGAGGCCGCCGAGGCGGTCCGCGCCAAGCAGGCCGACGTCGCCGACCTCTGA
- a CDS encoding DeoR/GlpR family DNA-binding transcription regulator, which yields MLAQQRQAAILDRVRAAGGVRVSELAAEYGVSDMTIRRDLESLADRGLLAKVHGGATTVSPGSTHEPGFAAKSVRQRTEKAAMAMRAAALVSPGDAIALSAGTTTAGLAQRLVDVPALTVVTNSIPVADIFYRAGRPDQTVVLTGGTRTPSDALVGPVAVAAIGTLHLDMLFLGVHGMSERAGYTTPNLMEADVNRALVEAAERLVVLADHTKWGTVGISSIVPLDRADVVITDDQLDESARTILAEQVNELMVVSAQ from the coding sequence ATGCTGGCCCAGCAGCGCCAGGCGGCGATCCTCGATCGGGTACGGGCGGCCGGCGGCGTCCGGGTCAGCGAGCTGGCCGCCGAATACGGCGTGTCCGACATGACCATCCGCCGCGACCTCGAGTCCCTCGCGGACCGGGGCCTGCTGGCGAAAGTACACGGCGGCGCGACCACGGTGAGCCCCGGTTCGACGCACGAGCCGGGCTTCGCGGCCAAGTCGGTGCGCCAGCGCACCGAGAAGGCGGCCATGGCGATGCGCGCGGCGGCGCTGGTGTCCCCCGGCGACGCGATCGCGCTCTCGGCCGGCACCACGACCGCGGGGCTCGCCCAGCGCCTCGTCGACGTGCCGGCGCTGACCGTGGTCACCAACTCGATCCCGGTGGCGGACATCTTCTACCGCGCCGGGCGGCCGGACCAGACGGTGGTGCTCACCGGCGGCACGCGTACGCCCTCGGACGCGCTCGTCGGCCCGGTCGCGGTCGCCGCGATCGGCACGCTGCACCTCGACATGCTCTTCCTCGGCGTCCACGGCATGAGCGAGCGCGCCGGCTACACGACGCCGAACCTCATGGAGGCGGACGTCAACCGGGCCCTGGTGGAGGCGGCGGAGCGGCTCGTCGTGCTCGCCGACCACACCAAGTGGGGCACCGTCGGCATCTCCTCCATCGTGCCGCTGGACCGCGCCGACGTGGTGATCACCGACGACCAGCTCGACGAGAGCGCACGCACGATCCTCGCGGAACAGGTGAACGAACTCATGGTGGTGAGCGCTCAGTGA
- a CDS encoding sulfotransferase family protein, with amino-acid sequence MARVVYLGGLGRSGTTLVERLLGQLPSVCALGEIVHLWQRDIRDNERCGCGARFAACTFWRRVGEQAYGGWHNVDVDRVHTLRNAVERTRFIPRLAAANLPPAQLADVREYAGFYARVYAAAAEVSGAEVVVDSSKHSALAHVLRWAEDVDLRVVHVVRDARGVAYSWTKTISRPETDGSDEMTRYSPGRSALLWNAHNAAFGLLARRGVPVRRIRYEQFLTDPRAALRELADYAGVPAGEGDLGFLGDGYADLGVGHSAAGNPMRFTVGRLPLRRDDAWVRSLPSNQRRLVGAVCAPMLRAYGYPLNPAEAPQEA; translated from the coding sequence GTGGCACGCGTTGTATATCTGGGCGGATTAGGGCGAAGCGGGACGACCCTCGTGGAGCGCCTGCTCGGTCAGCTGCCCTCGGTGTGCGCGCTCGGCGAGATCGTCCACCTCTGGCAGCGCGACATCCGGGACAACGAGCGGTGCGGCTGTGGCGCACGGTTCGCGGCCTGCACGTTCTGGCGGCGGGTCGGCGAGCAGGCGTACGGCGGCTGGCACAACGTCGACGTCGACCGCGTCCACACCCTGCGCAACGCCGTCGAGCGCACCCGCTTCATCCCCCGCCTCGCCGCCGCGAACCTGCCCCCGGCCCAGCTCGCCGACGTCCGCGAGTACGCCGGCTTCTACGCCCGCGTGTACGCCGCAGCCGCCGAGGTCTCCGGCGCCGAGGTGGTCGTCGACTCGTCCAAGCACAGCGCGCTCGCCCACGTCCTGCGCTGGGCGGAGGACGTGGACCTGCGCGTGGTGCACGTCGTCCGGGACGCCCGCGGGGTCGCGTACTCCTGGACCAAGACCATCTCCCGGCCGGAGACCGACGGCAGCGACGAGATGACCCGCTACTCCCCCGGCCGCTCGGCCCTGCTGTGGAACGCGCACAACGCGGCGTTCGGCCTGCTCGCCCGCCGCGGCGTGCCGGTACGCCGGATCCGCTACGAGCAGTTCCTCACCGACCCGCGCGCCGCCCTGCGCGAGCTCGCCGACTACGCGGGCGTCCCGGCCGGCGAGGGCGACCTCGGCTTCCTCGGCGACGGGTACGCGGACCTCGGCGTGGGCCACAGCGCCGCGGGCAACCCCATGCGGTTCACGGTCGGCCGGCTGCCGTTGCGCCGCGACGACGCCTGGGTGCGCTCGCTCCCCAGCAACCAGCGGCGGCTCGTCGGTGCGGTGTGCGCGCCGATGCTGCGCGCGTACGGCTACCCGCTCAACCCCGCAGAAGCACCCCAGGAGGCGTGA
- a CDS encoding pentapeptide repeat-containing protein, producing MSDVEVVRNETFSGKDWALAEVERAVYEDCAFHDVDWSEARLTGCTFRHCEFGNVRFNAAELTTCAIIQSRLRRCSFFDATLTGCKLTGAQFLDCSLRPLTVDGGDWGFVSLRGQNLTAAKLGGLRLREADFEGANLTRVDLRGADLSYARLKDAVLKGADLRGADLDGVALREVDLTGAKIDISQAGLVAQAYGAILG from the coding sequence GTGTCCGACGTCGAGGTCGTCCGCAACGAGACCTTCTCCGGTAAGGACTGGGCGCTGGCGGAGGTGGAACGCGCGGTCTACGAGGACTGCGCGTTCCACGACGTCGACTGGTCGGAGGCGCGCCTGACCGGCTGCACGTTCCGGCACTGCGAGTTCGGCAACGTCCGCTTCAACGCCGCCGAGCTGACGACCTGCGCGATCATCCAGTCCCGCCTGCGCCGCTGCTCGTTCTTCGACGCGACGCTGACCGGCTGCAAGCTCACCGGCGCCCAGTTCCTCGACTGCTCGTTGCGGCCGCTGACGGTCGACGGCGGGGACTGGGGGTTCGTGTCGCTGCGCGGGCAGAACCTGACCGCAGCGAAGCTGGGCGGGCTGCGGCTGCGGGAGGCCGACTTCGAGGGCGCGAACCTCACCCGGGTCGATCTGCGCGGCGCGGACCTCTCCTACGCACGGCTGAAGGATGCGGTGCTCAAGGGTGCCGACCTGCGCGGCGCGGACCTCGACGGAGTGGCGTTGCGGGAGGTGGACCTCACCGGGGCGAAGATCGACATCTCGCAGGCCGGGCTGGTCGCGCAGGCCTACGGAGCGATCCTCGGCTGA
- the adhE gene encoding bifunctional acetaldehyde-CoA/alcohol dehydrogenase, with protein sequence MSHRNATRVPAPEAPAAAATPAALAEPGTAAKQTKHAKQTGHAKQAGHAKQAGHAGHAEQAVYVEQAAPAEQVAAAESAAAAEPAAPSEAAAGEAQSPPAVEAGPTPVDQAVDALVTAAEKALADYASYTQEQIDHIVAKASVAALHQHGELARLAVEETGRGVFEDKAVKNMFAAEHVTHHMAGLKTVGVIARHEIEGIVEIADPVGVVCGLTPVTNPTATVIFKALLALKTRNPIVFAFHPNAQRCSAAAARVVRDAAIAAGAPEHCVGWIDEPSLEATRALMHHDGVSTILATGGNAMVRAAYSAGKPALGVGAGNVPAYVHSTADVGRAVNDIVLSKTFDNGMICASEQAVILDEQIAAEALAEFRRLHAYVASAEEKALLERYVFPPEKNGGLNSAVVGQSAAWIAERAGFAVPEDTSLILAEVTAVGPAEPLSREKLCPVLALLRADSDEQGIRYAEQMVAFNGLGHSAVIHAKDNGLVEEFGSRVKAVRVIWNAPASQGGIGDIYNAFVPSLTLGCGSYGRTSVSDNVSAVNLLNIKRIGRRTNNLQWFKVPSKTFFEPHAIRYLRDMPGVERVTIVTDPTMTRLGYVDRIQQVLRQRGGGVTVQVIDDVEPEPSIDTVQRGAAVMRSFRPDTIIALGGGSPIDAAKVMWLLYEHPDVVFADMREKFVDVRKRAFRFPTLGKLAQLVCVPTTSGTGAEVTPFAVITDTATGQKYPLADYALTPTVAIVDPELAAALPPAVTADSGFDALTHATEAYVSVYANDYTDGLALHAIKLIFGNLERATVAGAADPAGREKMHNAATIAGMAFGNAFLGIVHAMAHTLGATFHIAHGRTNAVLLPHVIRHNGKVPAKLTGWPKYERYVAPERFQDIARMLGLPAETPEQGVESYAAAVERLRTAVGIPPSFQAIGIPEREFVDALPQQAMNAYLDQCAPANPRMPMLADLQRLMRDAYFGTGVDEK encoded by the coding sequence ATGAGCCACAGGAATGCCACACGAGTCCCGGCACCGGAGGCGCCGGCTGCAGCCGCCACGCCGGCCGCGCTCGCTGAGCCGGGCACTGCGGCCAAGCAGACCAAGCACGCCAAGCAGACCGGGCACGCCAAGCAGGCCGGGCACGCCAAGCAGGCCGGGCACGCCGGGCACGCTGAGCAGGCCGTGTACGTCGAGCAGGCCGCGCCCGCTGAGCAGGTCGCCGCCGCTGAGTCGGCCGCCGCCGCCGAGCCGGCAGCGCCCAGCGAGGCAGCCGCCGGAGAGGCGCAGTCGCCGCCGGCCGTGGAGGCCGGGCCGACGCCCGTGGACCAGGCCGTGGATGCCCTGGTCACCGCGGCGGAGAAGGCGCTCGCAGACTACGCCTCGTACACGCAGGAGCAGATCGACCACATCGTCGCGAAGGCTTCCGTTGCCGCCCTGCACCAGCACGGCGAGCTGGCCCGGCTGGCCGTCGAGGAGACCGGGCGGGGCGTCTTCGAGGACAAGGCCGTCAAGAACATGTTCGCCGCCGAGCATGTCACCCACCACATGGCGGGGCTCAAGACTGTCGGTGTCATCGCGCGGCACGAGATCGAGGGGATCGTGGAGATCGCCGACCCGGTCGGGGTCGTGTGCGGTCTCACTCCCGTGACGAACCCGACCGCCACCGTGATCTTCAAGGCGCTGCTGGCGCTCAAGACCCGCAACCCGATCGTCTTCGCCTTCCACCCGAACGCGCAGCGCTGCAGTGCCGCCGCCGCCCGGGTGGTCCGCGACGCCGCGATCGCCGCCGGCGCCCCGGAGCACTGCGTCGGCTGGATCGACGAGCCGTCGCTCGAGGCGACCCGGGCGCTCATGCACCACGACGGGGTCTCCACGATTCTCGCGACCGGCGGCAACGCCATGGTGCGGGCCGCGTACTCCGCCGGTAAGCCCGCGCTGGGCGTCGGTGCCGGCAACGTGCCGGCGTACGTGCACTCGACCGCGGACGTCGGGCGGGCCGTCAACGACATCGTGCTGTCGAAGACGTTCGACAACGGCATGATCTGCGCCTCCGAGCAGGCCGTGATCCTCGACGAGCAGATCGCCGCCGAGGCGCTGGCCGAGTTCCGGCGGCTGCACGCGTACGTGGCGAGTGCCGAGGAGAAGGCGCTGCTGGAACGGTACGTGTTCCCGCCGGAGAAGAACGGCGGCCTCAACAGCGCCGTCGTCGGGCAGTCGGCGGCGTGGATCGCCGAGCGGGCCGGTTTCGCCGTACCCGAGGACACCTCCCTCATCCTGGCCGAGGTCACCGCCGTCGGGCCCGCCGAGCCGCTCAGCCGCGAGAAGCTGTGCCCGGTCCTGGCGCTGCTCCGGGCCGACAGCGACGAGCAGGGCATCCGGTACGCCGAGCAGATGGTCGCGTTCAACGGCCTGGGCCACAGCGCGGTCATCCACGCCAAGGACAACGGCCTGGTCGAGGAGTTCGGCTCCCGGGTCAAGGCCGTACGCGTGATCTGGAACGCCCCTGCCTCGCAGGGCGGCATCGGCGACATCTACAACGCGTTCGTGCCCTCGCTGACCCTGGGGTGCGGCAGCTACGGGCGTACCTCGGTGTCGGACAACGTCTCGGCCGTGAACCTGCTGAACATCAAGCGGATCGGCCGGCGCACCAACAACCTGCAGTGGTTCAAGGTGCCGTCGAAGACGTTCTTCGAGCCGCACGCGATCCGCTACCTGCGCGACATGCCGGGCGTGGAGCGGGTGACCATCGTGACCGACCCGACGATGACGCGTCTGGGCTATGTGGACCGCATCCAGCAGGTGCTGCGCCAGCGCGGTGGCGGCGTTACCGTTCAGGTCATCGACGACGTCGAGCCGGAGCCCAGCATCGACACGGTGCAGCGCGGCGCCGCGGTGATGCGCTCGTTCCGGCCGGACACCATCATCGCGCTGGGCGGCGGGTCGCCGATCGACGCCGCGAAGGTGATGTGGCTGCTGTACGAGCACCCGGACGTGGTCTTCGCCGACATGCGCGAGAAGTTCGTCGACGTGCGCAAGCGCGCCTTCCGCTTCCCGACGCTCGGCAAGCTCGCCCAGCTGGTGTGCGTGCCGACGACCTCGGGCACCGGCGCGGAGGTGACCCCGTTCGCGGTGATCACCGACACCGCCACGGGCCAGAAGTACCCGCTCGCGGACTACGCGCTCACCCCGACCGTGGCGATCGTCGACCCGGAGCTGGCCGCCGCGCTACCGCCCGCGGTGACCGCGGACAGCGGCTTCGACGCGCTCACGCACGCGACCGAGGCGTACGTGTCGGTCTACGCGAACGACTACACCGACGGCCTCGCCCTGCACGCCATCAAGCTGATCTTCGGCAACCTGGAGCGCGCGACCGTGGCGGGCGCGGCCGACCCGGCGGGCCGGGAGAAGATGCACAACGCGGCCACCATCGCCGGCATGGCGTTCGGCAACGCGTTCCTGGGCATCGTGCACGCCATGGCGCACACGCTGGGGGCGACGTTCCACATCGCCCACGGGCGTACCAACGCGGTGCTGCTGCCGCATGTGATCCGGCACAACGGCAAGGTTCCGGCGAAGCTGACCGGCTGGCCGAAGTACGAGCGGTACGTGGCGCCGGAGCGGTTCCAGGACATCGCCCGGATGCTCGGCCTGCCCGCGGAGACCCCGGAGCAGGGCGTGGAGTCGTACGCGGCGGCGGTGGAGCGGCTGCGTACGGCCGTCGGCATCCCGCCGTCCTTCCAGGCGATCGGCATCCCCGAGCGGGAGTTCGTGGACGCCCTTCCGCAGCAGGCCATGAACGCCTACCTGGACCAGTGCGCGCCGGCGAACCCGAGGATGCCGATGCTCGCCGACCTGCAGCGCCTCATGCGCGACGCCTACTTCGGGACCGGTGTCGACGAAAAGTAA
- a CDS encoding WecB/TagA/CpsF family glycosyltransferase, translating into MSIEAFDRVHLDGTGFDPITEGEVVALVREAVAAGRGGRILTPNIDIMRQAQGDPEVRAYLADADLIVADGMPLVWASRLSGTPLPERVAGSSLVWSLSRGLGHDGRSVFVIGGTPAADGVTDGATRAADRLAAECDGLRIAGTLCPGFGFERDEAAYADFCAKVAGAEPDMVFVGLGFPKQEAVITRLRALMPRAWFIGCGAAVNFVAGDVDRAPRWMQRTGLEWAHRLGTEPRRLAGRYLKHDAPYALRLLAQARRR; encoded by the coding sequence ATGTCCATCGAGGCTTTCGACCGCGTCCACCTCGACGGGACCGGGTTCGACCCGATCACCGAGGGGGAGGTGGTCGCGCTGGTCCGCGAGGCGGTCGCGGCCGGGCGCGGGGGCCGGATCCTCACCCCGAACATCGACATCATGCGGCAGGCGCAGGGCGACCCGGAGGTGCGCGCGTACCTGGCGGACGCGGACCTGATCGTCGCCGACGGCATGCCGCTGGTCTGGGCCAGCCGGCTGAGCGGCACCCCGCTGCCCGAGCGGGTCGCCGGGAGCAGCCTGGTCTGGTCGCTGTCGCGCGGGCTCGGCCACGACGGCCGGTCGGTCTTCGTGATCGGGGGTACGCCGGCCGCCGACGGCGTGACGGACGGTGCGACCCGCGCCGCGGACCGGCTCGCCGCCGAGTGCGACGGGCTGCGCATCGCCGGCACGCTGTGCCCCGGGTTCGGCTTCGAGCGGGACGAGGCGGCGTACGCGGACTTCTGCGCCAAGGTGGCCGGCGCCGAGCCGGACATGGTCTTCGTCGGGCTGGGTTTCCCCAAGCAGGAAGCCGTCATCACGCGGCTGCGCGCGCTCATGCCGCGGGCCTGGTTCATCGGCTGCGGGGCGGCGGTCAACTTCGTGGCCGGGGACGTGGACCGGGCGCCGCGGTGGATGCAGCGGACCGGCCTCGAGTGGGCGCACCGGCTCGGCACGGAACCGCGGCGGCTCGCTGGGCGGTACCTCAAGCACGACGCCCCGTACGCGCTGCGGCTGCTCGCCCAGGCCCGCCGTCGCTAA
- a CDS encoding NADP-dependent isocitrate dehydrogenase: MAKIKVNNPVVELDGDEMTRIIWKQIREQLILPYLDVNLEYYDLSIQYRDETDDQVTIDAANAIKRHGVGVKCATITPDEARVEEFGLKKMWRSPNGTIRNILGGVVFREPIIMSNVPRLVPGWTKPIIIGRHAHGDQYKATDFVAPGPGKLTLTFTPEDGSQPMEFLVTDFPAGGVAMGMYNYDESIRDFARASFRYGLARNYPVYLSTKNTILKAYDGRFKDLFAEIFETEFAEDFKKAGLTYEHRLIDDMVAAALKWEGGYVWACKNYDGDVQSDTVAQGFGSLGLMTSVLMTPDGNTVEAEAAHGTVTRHYRQWQKGEKTSTNPIASIFAWTGGLKHRGKLDGTPEVTQFAETLERVCIETVEGGQMTKDLALLISRDAPWLTTDEFMNALDENLARKLAA, from the coding sequence GTGGCGAAAATCAAGGTCAACAACCCGGTCGTGGAGCTCGACGGCGACGAGATGACGCGGATCATCTGGAAGCAGATCCGTGAGCAGCTGATCCTGCCCTACCTCGACGTCAACCTCGAGTACTACGACCTGTCGATCCAGTACCGCGACGAGACCGACGACCAGGTGACCATCGACGCGGCCAACGCCATCAAGCGCCACGGCGTGGGCGTCAAGTGCGCGACGATCACCCCGGACGAGGCCCGCGTCGAGGAGTTCGGGCTGAAGAAGATGTGGCGGTCGCCCAACGGCACCATCCGCAACATCCTCGGCGGCGTCGTCTTCCGCGAGCCGATCATCATGTCGAACGTCCCGCGGCTGGTGCCGGGCTGGACCAAGCCGATCATCATCGGCCGGCACGCCCACGGTGACCAGTACAAGGCCACCGACTTCGTGGCGCCCGGCCCCGGCAAGCTGACGCTGACCTTCACCCCGGAGGACGGCTCGCAGCCCATGGAGTTCCTGGTCACGGACTTCCCGGCCGGCGGCGTCGCGATGGGCATGTACAACTACGACGAGTCGATCCGCGACTTCGCGCGCGCCTCGTTCCGGTACGGCCTCGCGCGCAACTACCCGGTCTACCTGTCGACCAAGAACACGATCCTCAAGGCGTACGACGGGCGCTTCAAGGACCTGTTCGCGGAGATCTTCGAGACCGAGTTCGCCGAGGACTTCAAGAAGGCCGGCCTCACGTACGAGCACCGCCTCATCGACGACATGGTCGCCGCGGCGCTGAAGTGGGAGGGCGGGTACGTCTGGGCCTGCAAGAACTACGACGGTGACGTGCAGTCCGACACCGTGGCGCAGGGCTTCGGCTCGCTCGGCCTGATGACGTCGGTGCTGATGACCCCGGACGGCAACACGGTCGAGGCCGAGGCGGCGCACGGCACGGTCACCCGGCACTACCGGCAGTGGCAGAAGGGTGAGAAGACGTCGACCAACCCGATCGCGTCGATCTTCGCCTGGACCGGCGGCCTCAAGCACCGCGGCAAGCTGGACGGGACCCCGGAGGTCACCCAGTTCGCGGAGACGCTCGAGCGGGTCTGCATCGAGACGGTCGAGGGCGGCCAGATGACCAAGGACCTGGCGCTGCTGATCAGCCGGGACGCGCCGTGGCTGACCACGGACGAGTTCATGAACGCGCTGGACGAGAACCTGGCGCGGAAGCTCGCCGCCTGA
- the galT gene encoding galactose-1-phosphate uridylyltransferase, whose translation MIEQRTAIRLSDGRELIYFDESTGVDRTKWPDTRHLPPPPPTSQLRYDPLVDEWVAVAAHRQTRTFLPPTDKCPLCPSTPDFASEIPAPDYDVVVFENQFPSFSDRVKPGEITELTDMVPVRPGVGRAEVVCFTSDHNSSFGALSPARVRTVIDALADRTREMSALPGVAQVFPFENRGIEIGVTLSHPHGQIYAYPMVPPRTTAMLTAARHHADRTGGRNLYADVLAAEQQAGVRVVGANEHWTAYVPAAARWPFEVQLAPNRHVLDIPALTDAERDAFAPLYLDILKRFDALFDKPMPYIAAWHQAVTGEGRELGYLHLQLFSIRRAADKLKFLAGSESAMGAFINDIVPEKAAQLLRDAI comes from the coding sequence GTGATCGAGCAGCGCACGGCGATCAGGCTGTCGGACGGCCGCGAGCTGATCTACTTCGACGAGTCGACGGGCGTGGACCGGACGAAGTGGCCGGACACCCGGCACCTGCCGCCCCCGCCGCCGACCTCGCAGCTGCGCTACGACCCGCTGGTCGACGAGTGGGTCGCGGTCGCGGCGCACCGCCAGACCCGCACGTTCCTGCCGCCCACCGACAAGTGCCCGCTCTGCCCGTCCACACCGGACTTCGCCAGCGAGATCCCGGCACCGGACTACGACGTCGTCGTGTTCGAGAACCAGTTCCCGTCGTTCAGCGACCGGGTCAAGCCCGGCGAGATCACCGAGCTGACCGACATGGTTCCGGTACGCCCCGGCGTCGGGCGCGCGGAGGTCGTCTGCTTCACCAGCGACCACAACAGCTCCTTCGGCGCCCTCTCGCCCGCGCGGGTCCGTACGGTCATCGACGCGCTCGCCGACCGCACCCGCGAGATGTCCGCGCTTCCGGGCGTCGCGCAGGTCTTCCCGTTCGAGAACCGCGGCATCGAGATCGGCGTGACGCTGAGCCACCCGCACGGCCAGATCTACGCGTACCCGATGGTGCCGCCCCGCACGACGGCGATGCTGACCGCCGCGCGGCACCACGCCGACCGCACCGGCGGCCGCAACCTGTACGCGGACGTCCTCGCCGCCGAGCAGCAGGCCGGGGTCCGGGTGGTCGGCGCCAACGAGCACTGGACCGCGTACGTGCCGGCCGCGGCGCGCTGGCCGTTCGAGGTGCAGCTGGCACCCAACCGCCACGTCCTGGACATCCCGGCGCTCACGGACGCGGAACGTGACGCGTTCGCGCCGCTGTACCTGGACATCTTGAAGCGCTTCGACGCGCTGTTCGACAAGCCGATGCCGTACATCGCGGCCTGGCACCAGGCGGTCACCGGGGAGGGGCGCGAGCTGGGCTACCTGCACCTGCAGCTGTTCAGCATCCGGCGGGCGGCGGACAAGCTGAAGTTCCTGGCCGGGTCGGAGTCCGCGATGGGCGCGTTCATCAACGACATCGTGCCGGAGAAGGCGGCTCAGCTGCTGCGCGACGCGATCTGA
- a CDS encoding glycosyltransferase family 2 protein: MNWPSVGVVIPTRNRPELVRKAIASVRGQRYPGEVKVVVVYDQTEPDYLLASTEGTQVLVLTNWRTSGLAGARNTGILSLDTELVAFCDDDDRWGPDKLRRQVAALVAEPDAEFATCAIEVEYEGKSTPRLAGRSRVTVDELARSRMAMLHSSSFLVRREALHEDAIGLVAEDAPGSQNEDWDLLLRAARRAPIVHLDEPLVRVLWGRTSHYAYEYATKISSLRWMMQRHPEISGCRPGAARVYGQLACWSAATGNRSQAWQFSKEAVRANWKEPRTAIALAAMTGAVKVENVLSALHKRGRGI; the protein is encoded by the coding sequence ATGAACTGGCCGTCCGTCGGCGTCGTGATCCCCACCCGCAACCGACCCGAGCTGGTCCGCAAGGCGATCGCCTCGGTACGCGGCCAGCGCTACCCCGGCGAGGTCAAGGTCGTCGTCGTGTACGACCAGACCGAGCCCGACTACCTGCTCGCCTCCACCGAGGGCACGCAGGTGCTCGTGCTGACCAACTGGCGTACCTCCGGGCTGGCCGGCGCCCGCAACACCGGCATCCTGTCGCTGGACACCGAGCTCGTGGCGTTCTGCGACGACGACGACCGCTGGGGCCCCGACAAGCTCCGCCGTCAGGTCGCCGCGCTGGTGGCCGAGCCGGACGCCGAGTTCGCCACCTGTGCGATCGAGGTGGAGTACGAGGGCAAGTCCACGCCGCGGCTGGCCGGGCGCAGCCGGGTCACGGTCGACGAGCTGGCCCGCTCCCGGATGGCGATGCTGCACTCCTCGTCGTTCCTGGTCCGCCGGGAGGCCCTGCACGAGGACGCCATCGGGCTGGTGGCCGAGGACGCGCCCGGCAGCCAGAACGAGGACTGGGACCTGCTGCTGCGGGCGGCCCGGCGGGCGCCGATCGTGCACCTCGACGAGCCGCTGGTCCGGGTGCTGTGGGGCCGGACCTCGCACTATGCGTACGAATACGCCACGAAGATCTCCTCGCTGCGCTGGATGATGCAACGTCATCCCGAGATCAGCGGCTGCCGGCCCGGCGCGGCGCGTGTGTACGGGCAGCTCGCCTGCTGGTCCGCGGCCACCGGCAACCGGTCGCAGGCCTGGCAGTTCAGCAAGGAGGCGGTGCGCGCGAACTGGAAGGAACCGCGTACGGCGATCGCGCTCGCGGCCATGACCGGCGCGGTGAAGGTCGAGAATGTGCTCTCCGCCCTGCACAAACGCGGCCGAGGTATCTAA